One Tachysurus vachellii isolate PV-2020 chromosome 5, HZAU_Pvac_v1, whole genome shotgun sequence genomic window, TGTGTGAGAACAGGCCGGTGTGCAGCTCGTTGCTCATGCCAGAACGGAGGCATCTGCCAGGGGAAaggagtgtgtctgtgcccaCCTGGATGGATGGTTAGAAATTTCTGTTCTCTCTGAGAAAATTGGATagactctttaaaaaaaataataaagcagtaataaaacaaacattaaagagaaaataataatacagtttatgaaataaatgtgctttatcaatttaatctctctctctctctctctctctctcgctctctctcctcactTGCAGGGTCCAGTGTGCACAGAGCGATGTCCTAAGGGAAGATTTGGTAGAAATTGTTCTAGGGAGTGTTTGTGCCATAATGGTGGTCACTGTGATGCAGAGAAGGGTCACTGTCAGTGTGCTCCTGGCTTCACTGGTGAGAGGTGGGTAAAAAGTCTTTGAAACTCCATGGCGCTTGAAGCAGTGCTTCAGTAGTGCTGCATGTCCCAATCATaggttacactaacacttattGTTTCTGAGATTATGTGTATGGGAGATCCAAATATGTTTGTAATCATCTGTCCATGCTCACATGTTGTCACTCCACAGGTGTAATGAAGAGTGTGCAGTGGGGAGCTATGGGGACAactgtaagggtgtgtgtgactgcactAATGGTGCACGATGCTATCACATACACGGTGGCTGTTTGTGTGAGCCGGGCTTCAGTGGACCCCAGTGTTCACATAGGATGTGCACAGATGGAGCCTTCGGCATGCACTGTGAACAGAGCTGCCTCTGTGACCCCCAACACACTCTCAGGTGATAATTAGTGTAGTTTATTTGCTCtatatgtattgtttatttaaaatatttaatcattcaaGCAAACAAACATAACTGTAATGCATACAATTGTGGAATGATCTTGTTTTAGCTCTGGATGGCAACAGTCCCACTGCCAAATTAGTTTCATAATAATTATGTATCTCTTTAAAATATcatatctttttgtttttattattataataaaataagaatattataacattaatattataaaattatgatgttctataaaattattataCTCCTTTTTATGCAATACCTTACTGCCCAGAGATATTAATATTAGaagaaatattaatttattacgTTTAATGTAATCTTtgtgatatttttaaacatgagcACTGAATTCATATGTAAAATTTATTACTCTGGTTTAGTGTTATTACAAGAAGATTGTAAATCTAATTTCTGTGGTTCAAGATTTTCTAAACTTTATCCAAGAAGGTCTGTGGTCCTGAAACCTAATGCCTCCCTGCTAGGAATACCAAAAATGTTGGAATTGTTTaacaaatgtgtatttattattgttacatCCATTGAAATGTTAATACTTGTGTGTGATAACATGTGCACACTATATTGCAGCTGTCACCCATTGAAGGGAGAGTGCACATGCCAGCCTGGGTGGGCTGGGCTATTCTGTAACGAGACGTGTGCTCATGGTTACTATGGGAATGGTTGCCTGGAGCCCTGCCTGTGTGTGAATGGTGGGGTGTGTGATACTGTCagcggtgtgtgtcagtgtgctcCAGGATACACAGTGAGTGGATTTATTATCAGTCAGTGATAGATCATTTTAAAACTGGCACAAAGGCAATTATGCTAGAAAAAATTACCAACTGAAATTGAAACCATCAGCTTTGTTGTGGGTTACATATTGCTTTATAGACAATGTCATGATATATTTACTGTTCTGTGATCCTTAAAATGTGTGTAGGGACGTCACTGTGACAAACAGTGTGAGAGTGGCTTCTATGGAAAAGATTGCTCCTTAGAATGTTCTTGCAAAAATGCGATTTCCTGCTCTCCTGTAGATGGATTGTGCTTCTGCAAAGAGGGTAAGCTCTTAATCTACTGCTTCTAAAGTCACACTTAGCTCACAAAGTCACctattgtgtgtgcgtgtgtgtgtgtgtgtgtgtgtgtgtgtgtgtgtgcccaagAAAATGTTTCTCTCTCCTCTTATAATCCCATCACACATTTATCTGTCCAGtgaatttatttaacactgccttctttttatttgtagatCTTGACAGACATTTGGGCATCCACTGTTAACATGGGAATGTGgatatatgtttatttacaggATGGAGAGGTCCAGACTGTTCTATTACATGTTCAGAGGGGACATGGGGTAAAGGCTGTAATGCCACATGCCAGTGTGCAAACAAAGCTCAGTGCCACCCAGCCGATGGCTCTTGCAAATGCACAGCTGGATGGAGAGGCGATTTGTGTGACCTACCCTGCCCCGTGAGTCTGCTTCCAAGTCCATACACTAACAATAATCAGAAATCAGTTTGCATCAGAGATACAGAGTCAGGATGTGCTGGTAGGGAAAACCACAACAGAGCCTTTGACAGCTGTCATTAATTTGAATTGTAGTCTTACCACATGCCTGGCAATCACTGCATTTTAAACAGGTTCATTCGTACATGGCTGAGAGTGTAAGAGTATTTGCTCCCAGGGTCGAATGAATGGCATAATTCTCACAGCTGTCAATCAGATTTATAGTATCTATTTTGCATCTGTgagctcgtgtgtgtgtgtgtgtgtgtgtgtgtgtgtgtgtgttcctttgaGTCTGTTCAGCTGTCctgcaaatagaaaaaaaatagatgtgGTAGCTGGTTTCGCGTGTCTCAGAGGAGGCATTTTAGTGTTCAACAATTGGGGTACAAAATGAAAACAGTcaacaaacaataaatcaaGCTAATGATTAGATTAAAGCTGTGTATTCTTTCTTCTCACAGCTTTCTGACTGCATTGGATCATTGTATCtgatcaagattaatattttctatttctgCTTGTTCTTTTTAAACAGGTTGGAACCTTTGGCCCAGGCTGCCAGCATAAATGTGACTGCCTCCATGATGAAGGCTGCCACAGTGTTACAGGACAGTGCCACTGTCTGCCAGGCTGGACAGGTAAAACTTAATTAACATCTTTTCTTGTTGGTCGAGCTTCACTGTAGATGCTTATTTAGTtcacttatttcatttaattacacGTGTTTAGGTCCGCGATGCACAGAGCAATGTCCAGAAGGACAATGGGGACATCAGTGTAATCAGAGCTGCTCGTGCCTTAACAGCGCCTCCTGCCTGCCACACAATGGTGTCTGCATGTGTAAGCCTGGCTACTGGGGATCTCAGTGTCAGCATGGTGAGTGCAGATCCTCTCAGCCACTGTGTTTCCTCACACATAAAGTGATTTATTAAAGTGACAGATTTGCGAAAGGACACAGTAATGCAGGGGATTGTAATTCAATAAATGTGACAATAAGTATGAAACTTCTTCTAAACATATAGCAGCTGCTCATAGGTTCGTTGTGTACAGATCCTCTTGTTCTTCCTTAGTGTGTAGTCAGGGTGTCTATGGAGAAAAGTGCAGTCAAACCTGTCCTACCTGTGTCCACTCCACCTCGTGCCATCACATCACAGgccagtgtttgtgtctgcaggGATACACAGGACCTCTGTGTGAGCAAGGTaggaataatacacacacacacacacacacaaattattctGATATAAGATTTTCAGTAAGCAGTAAAGAGTAACATGCTGTTAGGGTCATTTGTTATTATCACTTTattagctgtttatttatttagaagatTACATTCTGTTTATAGAAACTTAGTTAGGACAAACAATACTCAAAAGTATGTTGCTGTATTAACTGATGAAAGTTATATGTGATTTCTAGTGTGTCCGGTTGGTCACTTTGGTAAGCAgtgcagtggtgtgtgtaggtgtgccaATAATGCCACATGCcatcatcaggatggatcatgCCACTGTCTCCCAGGCTGGACTGGATCAGACTGCTCTGTGTGTAAGTCAGTGCAGCTGTATGACAATggactttaaaaaacaaatatttgtaattatgataataattattaaaaaacccTGTCCTTAAATTGTGATAATTGTGATTTGCATTTGCtaggattcattttaaagccATGTAACAATATGTACTTTAAACTTTTGACAAactttacttaataataataataataataagaagaagaagaaaaagaagaagaatatgataagattttttatatttaattaaagaaatacacCAGCAAATGCACatattttcagaaatgtttatcaAATTCATGtaatacattaaatatgtatatgttttaCCTAACATAAAATAACTTCTAGCTTGGACAGTTAATTGTTACAAAAttctgagtgtatgtgtgtactgtatgtatttaattatcAAAAAACATAATAGACAGAAAAACATGCTCTTGATTGGAGTACCATactaaataacaataagaataaGCATTTATAATTAAGCAATTTCACTTGTCCTCGGTGTGACAGGTTGTAAGATTAGTGACAGTACATTTGTAAGCCAGTACATTTTCCATTGGTTGCAGTGTTTATGTTAATAGGCTGTTGGTCTTAGAAGTCCATTATTTGtgatatacattattatttattatcatcattagcTACTGTTGCGGTGTATAAGGTGCAATACCTCTGTTGCAGTGTGTAAAGCAGGAACATTTGGAACTAACTGTAATCAGATGTGTTCCTGTTCTCCTAATCATTCATGTGACCCTCACACtggttcgtgtgtgtgtgaacccgGACCCGGAGTGGACTGTGCACAaggtattcattcattttatgttTTGAAGCCATAAACCTGTAGCAAATAACCTTTTTGGAGATGTATtaatacatacatgtacatgaaATACATGAATCTGTTGTATGGTATTTACAGAAATTTAGCAGTAACCCAGGATCTAATAAATAATCATCAcaacataataataagtatATTGTACTGCTGTCATGGTGTATTGTTAGTTATGGTTGTGTTTCTGGTTTCCTACAGAGCGAGTGTTTAGCATGATGGTGCCTGTCTCCCCGGTGGAGAAAGACTCTTGGGGGGCGATTGTGGGCATTGTGGTCCTGCTCATCCtggtggtgctgctgctggCACTACTGCTGCTCTACTACCGACGCAGACAGAAGGACAAACAGAGCAACACACCCACTGTGTCTTTTTCCTCCACCCGCAACGTTACGTCTGAGTATGCTGTGCCAGGTAGGAACGAATCAATTTTCATTAGAAACATCTTCAGCGTAATTCACTTAAAAGACTTTCGGTAACAAAGAACCTTTGTATTCCATTATTTTTGCATTAGATCTTCCACACAGCTACCATCACTACTATTCAAACCCCAGCTACCACACCCTCTCCCAGAACAGATTTCCTTTACCCCAAATCCCTAATAATCAGGACAGACTTATAAaggtaatattaataattataataataataatgtaggcCATTTTTTGCtattaaattaatgaaaaaaacaagTACAAATATTCAATTTGAATACAGACAATTTTAgcataatatttatttcatttacttaAAGAGTCCTCCATTACTctgctattgtttttttatttattcagaacaCCAATAAACAGTTGTTCTATAGTCTGAAGAATATGGAGCGGGAGAGAAGAGGCTTATTTGGAATGGAAACTAACGCTACTTTACCAGCTGACTGGAAACACCAGGAACCCCCTAAAGACCAAGGCATGCCTGCTTACTATATAATTAACTGTACAGTTCATTTTAACTTCAGAATATGCGTGGAGGCCCGGGCAAATCCTGCACGTGGTGAAATTATGACATCTTCTGAAAACCTTCCTCAACTGAATATTTTGTTCAAATCTCAATCAGATGTAAAGTTATAGCAGATAAATATAGTCTGCCTTTAAATATTCAAGTTCTGACTGTGGCACAGGAGCATCAGAGACATTTTAACAGCTGATTTGTGATGCGAAAAACAGTGATGCGAAAAACTTAGGACACCCTATTAAAtaataagttatttatttagttattcaaCATGTCAATgcttttaaacaacaacaaaaaaatcacttttcacttattaaaaaagaaatcaacaaaatgagTATATAAACTGTTTATAAAGTTTGTGCCCTAATAGCTAGTGTTTCTCCCTTTCGCTGAAATAACTTCAATAAGacgtttcttgtagccatctaccagtttctgacatgGACTGGAAGAAGTTTCCCCTATTcctcaatgcagaattctttcagctgtgtgatatTTGAGGGGTTTCTTGTTTCATGTTCCTAAAgaaccttctgatacaatgtagaattcatagtggattctatgatgatGAGCCGGCCAGGTTCTGCTGCAGCAAAGCTCCAACCATAACACTTCCAACTCTATatttcacagttggtatgaggttcttttgctgaattgctgtattttgtttacTCTGTTATGCTCtccaaataatttaattttagactcatctgtacaaaccacattattccagaagtcttggcATTTGTCTCTGTGGTCTTTCACAAACTTCAgtcttgccctcatgttttCCTTCTTGCACACCTCCCATaataattaaagttgtgcagtttctttctgattgtagattcagACTTTGAGatcaactgtagcaagagcttgctgtagggCACGTGATGATATTTAGGGcttttggagacttctttaagcatcttgtggtctgctcttggggtgaatttgcttggatgGCCTGACCTGGAcatgttggcagttgttttaaatgttctccactttTAGATGATTTTGACAGTTAAATGTCTGATTACAAATTCAATTACAATTTCttttatatcccttaccagGCTCATAAGCCTCAACAATCTTCTTCCTGAAGAGCTCTTTAaatctcaccatggtgatacTGTAGCTCTCCCTTCAATGATTAAGAGCAAATtaaactaaatatctgaggtttaaataaggcaAGCCTCCTTGTAAATGCTCTGTAACAGTGGTCTAATTTGCACCTGATGTGATTACACCTGTAGGTAATTTTAAGttaaatttaattacaaataaatgtggggtgtccttacttttgaattatgttatattatttaaacCGTCCagtattgttaaaataaagataaaatggccattaactatttaaaataaacacaggctttcatgcggtgtcctaatttttttcacatgactgtatgtCCAACTTGAACAAATTGTGTGGAAATCACAATTAAACAGGaagataacattttaaaagtatttccattttgttttagtgaaatatatttattcctttttaaagCTGGGCTGTGTCAAAGtatgtaataaaagaaaaactttattttgaCCAAccaacaatttttatttatttatttatttttaagtgggGGTTGGCTGTTAATACACAATCCTCAATCACTAAAAGCTCACTAGTCTCCTcctattgtattatttttgagTTCTGTATGT contains:
- the pear1 gene encoding platelet endothelial aggregation receptor 1 — translated: MKSLWICVVLFLLGFVCNLTECLDPRDPNVCSLWESFTTSVKESYAQPFDQVYEEPCSEPWSSNKCVRHRITYKTAYRQSVKMDYRRRYHCCPGFYESSNKCVPRCTKECVHGRCVAPDRCQCEGGWRGDDCSSACDALHWGQRCSKQCQCQNKGQCDVLNGSCLCPPGYTGSLCQDPCPKEFFGPGCVQQCQCGTGGSCNKETGECVCREGFTGTLCDTPCVRTGRCAARCSCQNGGICQGKGVCLCPPGWMGPVCTERCPKGRFGRNCSRECLCHNGGHCDAEKGHCQCAPGFTGERCNEECAVGSYGDNCKGVCDCTNGARCYHIHGGCLCEPGFSGPQCSHRMCTDGAFGMHCEQSCLCDPQHTLSCHPLKGECTCQPGWAGLFCNETCAHGYYGNGCLEPCLCVNGGVCDTVSGVCQCAPGYTGRHCDKQCESGFYGKDCSLECSCKNAISCSPVDGLCFCKEGWRGPDCSITCSEGTWGKGCNATCQCANKAQCHPADGSCKCTAGWRGDLCDLPCPVGTFGPGCQHKCDCLHDEGCHSVTGQCHCLPGWTGPRCTEQCPEGQWGHQCNQSCSCLNSASCLPHNGVCMCKPGYWGSQCQHVCSQGVYGEKCSQTCPTCVHSTSCHHITGQCLCLQGYTGPLCEQVCPVGHFGKQCSGVCRCANNATCHHQDGSCHCLPGWTGSDCSVLCKAGTFGTNCNQMCSCSPNHSCDPHTGSCVCEPGPGVDCAQERVFSMMVPVSPVEKDSWGAIVGIVVLLILVVLLLALLLLYYRRRQKDKQSNTPTVSFSSTRNVTSEYAVPDLPHSYHHYYSNPSYHTLSQNRFPLPQIPNNQDRLIKNTNKQLFYSLKNMERERRGLFGMETNATLPADWKHQEPPKDQGAFGIDRSYSYSASLGKYYNKQLKDSCIAVSSSSLNSENPYATIKDLPGLPPCPAECSYMEMKPAVPPERSYTELRHPVLPSTSFSCREQCPLGNVQEQDLQNHYDLPVNSHIPGHYDLPPVRRPPSPSPRRQAN